The Ascochyta rabiei chromosome 5, complete sequence genome has a segment encoding these proteins:
- a CDS encoding Trypsin, which yields MSIKSFVIGLAALSVVSAAPVAQWDDTHAPAIVGGVPAVAGDFPFIVSLQKNGAHFCGGSLLDSKTVLTAAHCADGQSTTNLTIRAGSLNRTSGGVTSKVSSLHVHPDFDYDLLSYDVAILKLHTAIPQSSTIKYATLAAAGSEPAANTVATVAGWGTTLSSGSSLPVALLKVDVPIVSRAECAADYLKDSPPKNVTDTMICAALDTGGKDSCQGDSGGPLVNASNGTLIGTVSWGTGCALAGFPGVYAHIGALRSYIDKF from the exons ATGAGCATCAAGTCCTTTGTCATCGGCCTCGCAGCTCTGTCTGTGGTCTCCGCCGCACCTGTCGCACAATGGGATGACACCCATGCGCCTGCGATTGTTGGTGGTGTTCCTGCCGTAGCTGGCGACTTCCCCTTCATCGTCAGTCTGCAGAAGAACGGTGCTCACTTCTGCGGAGGCTCCCTTTTGGACTCCAAAACTGTTTTGACCGCCGCTCACTGCGCTGATGGCCAGTCTACTACTAACCTGACAATTCGCGCCGGCTCTCTG AACCGCACCTCTGGTGGTGTTACTTCCAAAGTTTCTTCCCTCCACGTTCACCCTGACTTTGACTACGACCTCCTCAGCTACGATGTTGCGATCTTGAAGCTCCACACCGCCATCCCCCAGAGCTCGACTATCAAGTACGCCACTCTGGCAGCTGCAGGCTCTGAACCTGCCGCCAACACCGTCGCCACGGTTGCCGGCTG GGGCACCACCTTAAGCTCCGGGTCGTCGTTGCCTGTCGCGCTCCTTAAGGTCGACGTCCCTATCGTCAGCCGCGCTGAATGCGCCGCCGACTATCTTAAGGACTCACCGCCCAAGAACGTCACCGATACGATGATCTGCGCCGCTCTTGATACTGGTGGCAAAGACTCTTGCCAGGGTGACAGCGGTGGCCCTCTCGTCAACGCTAGCAATGGTACTCTCATTGGCACTGTGAGCTGGGGCACTGGATGTGCACTTGCTGGTTTCCCCGGTGTGTATGCACATATTGGTGCTCTGAGGAGCTACATCGACAAGTTCTAA
- a CDS encoding Phosphoserine phosphatase has product MAARPPALDVSRTHIVATLFYKVDKPHNALLPDQVPHTPQDTIPAASLETLRDGASPTKNLEAYPLEPPTQGPDALDNLYGSYISQSCLSDFTTTLSSILPALQSETVTNRKLERSNHCRVVEVAFPLPGASTVSLETLRRHEAISRFELEWNVECVFQADTIHRRYKRLAVFDMDSTLIQQEVIDEIASLIGVEKEVSAITAAAMNGELDFEASLRARCKLLKGVPATVFETLRPRITLNEGVKELITALKRLGFKTAVLSGGFTPLTGWMGQQLGLDYAYANHLVVSDDGQTLTGELTGEIVHAQKKRQHVLEISQKEGILLDQVVCVGDGANDLPMMGVAGLGVAFHAKPKVQLMAPARLNTKSMQDLLYLFGITKEEQDELLR; this is encoded by the coding sequence ATGGCTGCCAGACCACCCGCTCTTGATGTCTCGCGCACGCACATTGTCGCAACACTCTTCTACAAGGTCGACAAGCCACACAATGCTCTACTGCCCGATCAAGTTCCACACACCCCGCAGGATACCATTCCTGCCGCCTCTCTGGAGACGCTGAGAGATGGCGCCTCGCCGACTAAGAATCTAGAGGCCTATCCTCTCGAGCCACCAACACAAGGGCCTGATGCGCTCGATAACCTGTACGGCAGCTACATCAGCCAGAGCTGCCTGAGCGACTTCACCACCACACTGTCCAGCATCCTCCCCGCACTACAATCAGAAACAGTCACGAACCGCAAACTCGAGCGAAGCAACCACTGCCGTGTTGTCGAGGTCGCATTTCCCCTTCCCGGTGCTTCAACCGTGTCTCTCGAAACCCTCCGCCGTCACGAAGCCATCTCCCGCTTCGAGCTCGAATGGAACGTCGAGTGCGTCTTCCAAGCCGATACAATTCACCGCCGCTATAAGCGCCTCGCCGTCTTTGACATGGACAGCACGCTTATCCAGCAAGAGGTCATTGACGAGATCGCTTCGCTGATTGGAGTGGAGAAGGAAGTCTCGGCCattacagcagcagcaatgAACGGCGAGCTAGACTTTGAGGCAAGCCTGCGTGCGAGGTGCAAGTTGCTCAAGGGTGTTCCCGCTACCGTGTTCGAGACGCTCAGGCCGAGGATCACACTCAACGAGGGCGTCAAGGAACTGATCACTGCACTGAAGAGATTAGGATTCAAGACGGCCGTTCTGAGTGGTGGATTCACACCGCTGACCGGGTGGATGGGACAGCAGCTTGGACTGGACTACGCATACGCAAACCACCTGGTGGTTTCCGATGACGGCCAGACGCTTACTGGTGAGCTTACGGGCGAGATCGTGCACGCGCAGAAGAAGCGCCAGCACGTTCTAGAAATATCGCAGAAGGAGGGCATACTGCTGGATCAAGTCGTCTGCGTCGGCGACGGCGCTAACGACTTACCCATGATGGGCGTCGCCGGCTTGGGTGTGGCTTTCCACGCAAAGCCCAAGGTCCAGCTGATGGCGCCTGCGAGGCTGAACACGAAGAGCATGCAGGATCTCCTCTACTTGTTCGGCATCACCAAGGAAGAGCAGGACGAGCTGCTGAGGTAG